A genomic segment from Nitrospira sp. encodes:
- a CDS encoding Cell division-associated, ATP-dependent zinc metalloprotease FtsH has product MDPKQRQFSIWYLFIALWVLMLIQMFLPSFFNPTEIPYSEFKEAVEAGKVTEVAVSSQIIHGKMKEEKTFNTIRIEDPDLLRSLAQHQVKVTGVIESTLFRDLLSWIVPIALFFGVWWFMLRRMGQSQGFMTVGQSKAKIYMEKEVKVSFADVAGVDEAKQELEEVIEFLKTPEKFRRLGGKIPKGILLVGPPGTGKTLLAKAVAGEANVPFFSISGSEFVEMFVGVGAARVRDLFEQAKGKAPCIIFIDELDALGKARGVGPMAHEEREQTLNQLLVEMDGFDSRVGVILMAATNRPEILDPALLRAGRFDRQVLVDRPDKPGRLAILNVHARNIVLADPADLDTIAAMTPGFVGADLANLLNEAALLAVRRGKDKVGMAELQEAVERVVAGLEKRNRVLNKMEKERVAHHEVGHALVALSIPGVDAVHKISIIPRGIAALGYTMQLPTEDRFLMTYSELKNKIAVLLGGRAAEEIIYGEVSTGAQDDLRKATDIAKSMVKVYGMSEKLGQVSLERDRQSVFLQTLPSQTPTDYSEQTSREIDCEVRRLIDDQYERARGLIKAREPVLRNAAQVLLGKETITGEELKALAEAR; this is encoded by the coding sequence ATGGACCCCAAACAACGGCAGTTCTCCATCTGGTACCTATTTATCGCCCTCTGGGTCTTGATGTTGATCCAGATGTTCCTCCCCTCGTTCTTCAACCCCACGGAAATCCCTTACAGCGAGTTCAAAGAGGCAGTCGAAGCCGGCAAGGTGACCGAGGTCGCGGTCTCGTCGCAAATCATTCACGGGAAGATGAAGGAGGAGAAAACCTTCAACACGATCCGCATCGAAGACCCGGACCTGTTGCGGAGCCTCGCGCAACATCAGGTGAAGGTGACCGGTGTCATCGAGAGCACCCTCTTCCGCGATCTTCTGTCGTGGATCGTCCCGATCGCCCTCTTCTTCGGGGTCTGGTGGTTCATGCTGCGCCGTATGGGGCAAAGTCAGGGCTTCATGACGGTCGGCCAGAGCAAGGCCAAGATCTACATGGAAAAGGAAGTGAAGGTCAGCTTCGCCGATGTGGCCGGAGTCGATGAAGCCAAACAAGAACTTGAAGAAGTGATTGAATTTCTCAAGACCCCGGAAAAGTTCCGCCGGCTGGGCGGCAAGATTCCGAAAGGCATCCTGTTGGTAGGCCCGCCCGGCACAGGCAAGACGCTGCTGGCAAAGGCGGTGGCAGGCGAGGCCAACGTGCCGTTTTTCTCGATCAGCGGTTCGGAATTTGTCGAGATGTTCGTCGGTGTCGGCGCAGCCCGCGTGCGCGACCTCTTCGAGCAGGCCAAGGGCAAGGCGCCCTGCATCATCTTCATCGACGAACTCGATGCGCTCGGCAAGGCACGCGGCGTCGGCCCTATGGCCCATGAAGAGCGGGAACAGACGTTGAACCAACTCCTGGTGGAAATGGACGGCTTCGACTCCCGCGTCGGCGTCATCCTCATGGCGGCCACCAACCGCCCTGAAATTCTGGACCCGGCGCTGCTGCGAGCCGGCCGTTTCGACCGTCAGGTCCTCGTCGATCGGCCGGACAAGCCCGGCCGGCTGGCGATTTTGAACGTGCATGCGCGAAACATCGTCCTGGCCGATCCGGCCGATCTCGACACGATCGCCGCCATGACCCCCGGGTTCGTCGGTGCCGACCTCGCCAATCTCCTGAACGAAGCAGCCCTGTTGGCCGTGCGGCGAGGGAAGGACAAGGTCGGCATGGCGGAACTTCAAGAGGCAGTTGAACGTGTCGTCGCCGGCCTCGAAAAGCGCAATCGCGTCCTCAACAAAATGGAAAAGGAGCGTGTCGCTCATCACGAGGTCGGCCATGCGCTGGTGGCGCTCTCGATCCCCGGTGTCGACGCCGTACACAAAATCTCCATCATCCCGCGAGGGATCGCCGCGCTCGGCTACACCATGCAACTGCCGACGGAGGATCGATTCCTGATGACCTACAGCGAATTGAAGAACAAGATTGCCGTGCTGCTCGGCGGACGAGCGGCGGAGGAAATCATCTACGGCGAAGTCTCGACCGGCGCGCAGGACGACCTGCGCAAGGCCACCGACATCGCGAAAAGCATGGTCAAGGTCTACGGGATGAGCGAGAAATTGGGCCAAGTCAGCCTGGAACGAGATCGCCAGTCTGTATTTCTCCAGACCCTGCCGAGCCAGACGCCGACGGACTATAGCGAACAGACCTCACGCGAAATCGATTGCGAAGTCCGGCGGTTGATCGACGACCAGTACGAACGCGCGCGTGGCCTCATCAAGGCCCGGGAACCGGTCCTCCGCAACGCGGCGCAAGTGCTGCTCGGAAAAGAAACCATCACAGGAGAAGAACTCAAAGCATTGGCTGAGGCACGATGA
- a CDS encoding Methionyl-tRNA synthetase: MSSGNTFYITTPIYYVNDVPHIGHAYTTVAADVLARYWRLRGREVFFLTGLDEHGQKVQQAAAKAGIDPQTHCDRLAPQFINLWQRLNISNDAFIRTTDSRHQSVVQRYLQQLFDKQLIYKADYTGWYCTFDERFWTEKDVVDGLCPDCKRPIERLSEHNYFFKMGQYQDRLIDHIQNHQDFILPTSRRNEVLGFLKTQKLGDLSISRPKSRLSWGIELPFDEDYVTYVWFDALVNYISALEYLPQGQPADLRYWPADVHLVGKDILTTHAVYWSTMLMALELPLPKTIFAHGWWTVDGEKMSKSRGNVVDPNKMIDEFGADAFRYFLLREVPFGYDGDFSREALVGRINSELADDLGNLLSRSLTMIERFAGGVIPQGNPTKDLSNKAGEMVGSVLAHLGRLDFTKALEAIWELVQSTNQYIDRTAPWKLAKQPDAKARLDEALFHLAAVLKTVGMMLYHFLPSKGEEILRQIGLPWNPSVFLPAAAIDWTDLPGRTIAKGSSLFPKIEQQSQGVKNVTDAPASSQPTAATQASTTAVPQSPTPSATAPAAAAPPQITIDEFMKVQLKTAKVLTAERVPKSEKLLKLQVSLGTEQRQIVAGIGKKYEPEALVGKTIVIVANLKPAKLMGIESQGMVLAAGDSDVRGLATFVEDVEPGAKVK; encoded by the coding sequence ATGAGTAGCGGGAACACCTTCTACATCACGACGCCGATCTATTACGTCAACGACGTGCCGCACATCGGCCATGCGTATACGACCGTGGCCGCCGACGTGCTCGCGCGCTACTGGCGATTACGTGGGCGCGAGGTGTTCTTTCTGACAGGTCTGGACGAACACGGACAAAAGGTGCAGCAGGCCGCCGCCAAGGCCGGCATCGACCCGCAGACCCATTGCGACCGGCTCGCGCCCCAATTCATAAACCTCTGGCAAAGGTTGAACATCTCCAACGACGCCTTCATCAGGACCACCGACAGCCGGCACCAATCAGTGGTTCAACGATATCTCCAACAACTCTTCGACAAGCAACTGATTTACAAGGCAGATTACACCGGATGGTACTGCACGTTCGACGAGCGATTTTGGACGGAAAAGGATGTGGTCGATGGCCTCTGCCCGGACTGCAAACGACCCATTGAGCGTCTCAGCGAACACAACTATTTCTTCAAGATGGGGCAATACCAAGACCGGCTGATCGACCACATCCAAAACCACCAAGACTTCATCCTCCCAACCTCTCGCCGTAATGAAGTACTAGGTTTCCTCAAAACCCAAAAGCTCGGTGACTTGTCCATCTCTCGCCCCAAATCCCGACTCTCCTGGGGCATCGAACTCCCGTTTGACGAAGACTACGTCACCTACGTTTGGTTCGATGCGCTCGTGAATTACATCTCGGCGCTCGAATACCTACCCCAGGGACAACCGGCCGACTTACGTTACTGGCCCGCCGATGTTCACCTGGTCGGCAAGGACATCCTCACGACCCACGCGGTGTACTGGTCCACCATGCTGATGGCGCTGGAACTGCCGCTTCCAAAAACGATCTTCGCCCATGGCTGGTGGACGGTGGACGGCGAGAAGATGTCGAAGAGCCGCGGCAATGTCGTCGATCCTAACAAGATGATCGATGAATTCGGCGCCGACGCCTTCCGTTACTTCCTGCTCCGCGAAGTGCCGTTCGGTTATGATGGAGACTTTTCTCGTGAGGCATTAGTCGGACGGATCAACAGTGAGCTTGCGGACGACCTCGGGAATCTGTTGAGTCGTAGCCTCACAATGATAGAACGATTCGCCGGAGGCGTTATTCCACAAGGGAATCCGACGAAGGATCTTTCTAACAAAGCCGGCGAGATGGTTGGATCTGTCCTCGCCCACCTAGGTCGCCTGGATTTCACAAAGGCCCTCGAAGCCATTTGGGAACTTGTGCAATCGACAAATCAATACATCGACAGAACTGCCCCCTGGAAGCTTGCAAAGCAACCAGATGCAAAAGCTCGGCTCGATGAAGCGCTGTTTCATCTTGCCGCTGTCTTGAAGACGGTAGGTATGATGCTTTACCACTTTTTGCCAAGCAAGGGTGAGGAAATTCTCAGACAGATTGGATTGCCGTGGAATCCTTCTGTCTTTCTTCCTGCTGCAGCAATCGATTGGACTGATTTGCCCGGCCGGACAATCGCTAAAGGAAGTTCTCTTTTTCCAAAAATTGAACAGCAATCACAAGGAGTCAAGAACGTGACCGACGCACCAGCTTCCTCGCAACCGACTGCCGCCACGCAAGCCTCGACAACCGCTGTCCCACAAAGTCCGACTCCTTCCGCAACAGCTCCGGCCGCTGCCGCGCCGCCCCAGATCACGATCGATGAATTCATGAAGGTCCAGCTCAAAACTGCGAAGGTCTTGACGGCGGAGCGTGTGCCGAAATCCGAGAAACTGCTCAAACTTCAAGTCAGCCTCGGAACGGAACAACGTCAGATCGTTGCCGGCATCGGCAAGAAATACGAACCGGAGGCCCTGGTCGGAAAAACCATCGTCATCGTCGCGAATCTGAAACCGGCCAAATTGATGGGCATCGAATCCCAAGGCATGGTGCTCGCGGCGGGCGACAGTGACGTGCGAGGGCTCGCCACCTTCGTCGAAGACGTGGAGCCAGGCGCCAAGGTGAAATGA
- a CDS encoding putative membrane-associated phospholipid phosphatase, PAP2 superfamily gives MGLDEILFRGINGMAGQSGALDWLMVELAKPGNLLYPTLLAAAYWVWVNWRECVIGGAMLAGVVGATDALGTQLKGLVQRPRPCVTLVDVHQLLGCGGAFSFPSNHAANTAAAAAFFQVLYPRSGWISWPLVTAVGLSRVYVGAHYLTDVIGGWVVGGLLGAGAAWMLRRWSRFRPARAGAPSEPAPQTSAESIF, from the coding sequence ATGGGCTTGGACGAGATTCTCTTTCGTGGCATCAACGGCATGGCCGGACAGTCGGGTGCGCTGGACTGGCTGATGGTGGAATTGGCCAAGCCGGGTAATCTGCTGTATCCGACCCTGCTCGCCGCGGCCTACTGGGTTTGGGTCAATTGGCGTGAATGTGTGATCGGCGGGGCGATGTTGGCGGGCGTGGTTGGCGCGACGGATGCGCTGGGGACGCAGCTCAAGGGGCTGGTACAGCGTCCGCGTCCCTGCGTGACGCTTGTCGACGTGCATCAATTGCTCGGCTGCGGCGGCGCGTTTTCTTTTCCCTCCAACCATGCGGCTAACACAGCGGCGGCGGCCGCCTTCTTTCAAGTCCTGTATCCGCGATCGGGCTGGATCAGTTGGCCCCTCGTCACGGCGGTCGGCCTCTCCCGCGTCTACGTCGGCGCCCATTACCTGACCGATGTGATCGGCGGGTGGGTGGTCGGTGGATTGCTTGGCGCGGGGGCCGCCTGGATGTTGCGTCGTTGGTCTCGTTTCCGTCCGGCTCGCGCCGGTGCCCCATCTGAACCCGCTCCTCAGACTTCCGCCGAATCCATTTTCTGA
- a CDS encoding DNA polymerase III delta prime subunit, protein MPFAEIIGHDRAKMLLKSAIAQNRLAHAYLFHGDDRIGKRLLALRVAQALLCESLPIDHEPDACGTCRACRQVEARTHPDFLVIEPDREQANPQIKIELIRDIEQQMIYRPLIGDRKICLIDDADRMTIGAANALLKTLEEPPDHSLFLLVSSRPYALPATIRSRCQALRLAAPAQTQVEAAVILKRELPPADARFLATLSDGQLGLALECDLEQARNNQKEFFLLFSSKGLQSFSTVLATAEALAKADRAPEAFDWLLRWLRDLLLLAVGAGSDHVLNVEQRKDMQVLAEHIDIDELLDLIGSLETLERQAHRNVNLQMALETTLLRLRHLIIPQQTVGPGR, encoded by the coding sequence ATGCCCTTCGCTGAGATCATCGGACATGACCGCGCCAAAATGCTGCTCAAGTCGGCGATCGCCCAGAACCGCCTCGCCCACGCATACCTCTTCCATGGAGACGACCGCATCGGTAAACGCCTCCTGGCCCTGCGCGTGGCGCAAGCACTCCTCTGCGAGAGCCTGCCGATCGATCACGAACCGGATGCCTGCGGCACCTGTCGCGCCTGTCGCCAGGTCGAAGCACGGACCCATCCCGATTTCCTGGTGATCGAGCCGGACCGCGAACAAGCCAATCCTCAGATCAAGATCGAACTCATTCGCGACATCGAACAGCAGATGATCTATCGCCCGTTGATCGGCGATCGCAAAATCTGCCTGATCGACGACGCAGACCGCATGACGATCGGGGCCGCCAATGCGCTGCTCAAAACGCTGGAGGAACCCCCCGACCACAGCCTGTTCCTGCTGGTCTCGAGCAGGCCCTATGCCCTGCCTGCCACGATCCGGTCGCGCTGCCAAGCCCTGCGGCTCGCGGCGCCCGCGCAAACCCAGGTGGAAGCCGCCGTCATTTTGAAGCGCGAACTCCCGCCGGCCGATGCGCGCTTCCTGGCGACCCTGAGTGATGGGCAATTGGGGCTGGCATTGGAATGTGACCTGGAACAGGCGCGGAACAACCAGAAGGAATTCTTCCTCCTGTTTTCATCGAAGGGGCTGCAGTCTTTTTCCACCGTCCTCGCGACTGCAGAAGCCCTCGCCAAGGCGGACCGTGCCCCGGAGGCATTCGACTGGCTGCTCCGTTGGTTGCGCGACCTGTTGCTCCTGGCAGTCGGCGCCGGATCCGACCACGTGCTCAATGTGGAGCAACGCAAAGACATGCAGGTGTTGGCCGAACACATCGACATCGACGAACTTCTGGACCTCATCGGCAGCCTCGAAACATTGGAACGGCAGGCGCACCGCAATGTGAATCTCCAAATGGCGCTCGAAACGACCTTGTTACGGCTGCGTCACCTGATCATCCCCCAACAAACAGTCGGTCCGGGGCGCTGA
- a CDS encoding Cobalt/zinc/cadmium resistance protein CzcD — MVSHTYHELRSRLRIALAVNAVIIIAEFAGGFLTNSIGLIGDAGHNLVDQGSLFLALYAHVLTARPATDSRTFGYHRAGIVAAFLNSFILLLTAVGITLVSAKRLMTPVPVPGGWVMLIALVSFAANLSIALLLQHGAKDDLNIRSAFWHMLADAWVSLGVVVSGGTILLTGWSILDPLVSLLVVIAILKGAWPLFKESLEVLLESTPPGVSPAQVAATIESIPGVKNVHDLHIWAVEPRLIMMTTHVQVEGDDAALTNELLHTIRNHVVTEYGIKHVTIQLETQCCHPDAVHCDLNHLAAQHPASEVLHSHH, encoded by the coding sequence ATGGTCTCCCACACCTACCACGAACTCCGCTCTCGATTGAGGATCGCGCTCGCAGTCAACGCGGTCATCATCATCGCCGAGTTTGCCGGAGGCTTTCTCACAAACAGCATCGGGTTGATCGGGGACGCCGGCCACAACCTGGTTGATCAAGGCTCTCTCTTCCTCGCCCTATATGCGCATGTCCTGACGGCCAGGCCTGCGACCGACAGCCGGACGTTCGGTTATCACCGGGCCGGCATCGTGGCCGCCTTCTTGAATTCCTTCATCCTGCTGCTCACCGCCGTCGGTATCACACTTGTGAGCGCCAAACGGCTCATGACTCCTGTGCCGGTTCCCGGCGGATGGGTGATGCTGATCGCGCTGGTGAGTTTTGCCGCCAACCTCTCGATCGCCCTGCTCCTCCAGCATGGGGCGAAGGATGACCTCAACATCCGCAGCGCCTTCTGGCACATGTTGGCCGATGCATGGGTATCGTTGGGCGTCGTCGTCAGCGGAGGGACCATCCTGTTGACCGGCTGGTCGATTCTGGACCCGCTGGTCAGCCTCTTGGTCGTCATCGCGATCCTCAAGGGGGCCTGGCCGCTCTTTAAGGAATCGCTTGAAGTATTGCTGGAATCGACACCGCCCGGTGTCAGCCCCGCCCAGGTCGCGGCCACCATCGAATCCATTCCCGGCGTGAAGAACGTTCATGACCTGCACATCTGGGCGGTCGAACCGCGCCTGATCATGATGACCACGCACGTGCAGGTCGAGGGGGATGATGCAGCCCTGACGAACGAGCTGCTCCATACCATACGGAATCACGTCGTCACCGAGTACGGCATCAAACACGTCACGATTCAACTCGAAACCCAGTGCTGCCATCCCGACGCCGTCCACTGCGACCTCAACCACCTCGCCGCGCAACATCCCGCGTCGGAAGTCCTGCACAGCCATCACTAG
- a CDS encoding cobalamin synthesis protein, P47K yields MTQTLPVPFYILCGSLGAGKTTLLMRLLEFWNSQGHRVGVLMNEAGEVSIDGPRAGTIAEQVLNLAGGCICCDTKDDLAWSITQLVQDYESTVIVLECSGMADPAEVVDAVTDVYVSRIAKLERIFAMLHPVPLPETGMAELVTRNAIRYADDVILNKRDLYIPGHWEQFRQTITRLNPYGRLWETNHARLDVAALLAAPATRTIPTNVSFGKLPAADGRREARAPHHPMHPMVTTVRLPKPLDRKKFIEWTKSLPEGMERAKGFFRFAGEPELQEFQFFPPRTDTIAPVMLLDEPDHVVVLIGRGFDQELCRKSLLACLASEPHQKMDSAEV; encoded by the coding sequence ATGACGCAGACACTGCCTGTCCCCTTCTACATCCTTTGCGGATCGCTCGGCGCGGGCAAGACCACCCTGCTCATGCGCCTCCTCGAATTCTGGAACAGTCAGGGGCATAGGGTCGGGGTGCTCATGAACGAGGCAGGCGAAGTCAGCATCGACGGCCCGCGCGCCGGCACAATCGCGGAACAGGTCCTGAACCTCGCCGGCGGCTGCATCTGTTGCGACACCAAAGATGACCTGGCTTGGAGCATCACCCAACTGGTGCAGGATTACGAATCCACCGTGATCGTCTTGGAATGCTCCGGCATGGCCGATCCAGCGGAAGTCGTGGACGCCGTGACGGATGTCTACGTCTCACGGATTGCGAAGCTCGAACGGATTTTTGCCATGCTGCATCCCGTGCCGCTGCCGGAAACCGGCATGGCGGAACTCGTCACGCGCAACGCCATCCGGTACGCGGATGATGTGATCCTGAACAAGCGTGACCTCTACATCCCGGGCCATTGGGAACAGTTTCGCCAAACCATCACGCGCCTGAATCCGTACGGCCGCCTGTGGGAAACCAATCACGCCCGGCTCGACGTGGCGGCCCTGCTCGCAGCACCCGCGACACGTACCATTCCGACGAACGTCTCGTTCGGAAAATTGCCCGCTGCGGACGGCAGGCGCGAGGCTCGGGCACCCCATCATCCCATGCACCCCATGGTGACCACGGTGCGGCTACCGAAGCCGCTCGATCGGAAAAAGTTCATAGAGTGGACGAAATCTCTGCCTGAAGGAATGGAACGAGCGAAGGGTTTTTTTCGCTTCGCAGGGGAACCCGAACTGCAAGAGTTTCAGTTTTTTCCTCCTCGTACCGACACGATTGCCCCCGTCATGCTGCTCGATGAACCGGACCATGTGGTGGTGTTGATCGGACGGGGCTTCGACCAGGAACTCTGTCGCAAGTCCCTGCTCGCCTGCCTCGCCTCGGAACCGCATCAGAAAATGGATTCGGCGGAAGTCTGA